Proteins from a single region of Parambassis ranga chromosome 18, fParRan2.1, whole genome shotgun sequence:
- the tada2b gene encoding transcriptional adapter 2-beta translates to MADLGKKYCVNCLADVTNLRLRCTDCPDIELCPECFSAGAEIGNHRRWHGYQQVDGGRFSLWGPEAEGGWTSREEQSLLDAIEQYGFGNWEDMAAHVGPSRTPQEVMEHYVTMYIHGNLGKACIPDNIPNRVTDHTCPSGGPLSPSLTTPLPPLDISLAEQQQLGYMPLRDDYEIEYDQDAEKLISGLSVNYDDEDVEIEMKRAHVDMYVRKLRERQRRKNIARDYNLVPAFLGRDKKDKEKEKPGILGVVGAVVGVGGAGAGSGAIGSGSMTTVGAGPVPSTPKRKITKEEKEQRVRLRGFCQFMAHREFEDFFENMHKERVLRAKVRELQRYRRNGITRLEESAEYEAARHKREKRKENKSVVTSKRGSSAGGGLGSGMGLGGGAGGGGGITGGLGVGGGIKEESKDGEFAAIENLTGFELLSDREKVLCNSLNLSPARYLTVKTIIIKDHLQKRQGIPAKSRLPSYLDKVLKKRILTFLTESGWISRDTS, encoded by the exons ATGGCCGACCTAGGGAAGAAGTACTGCGTTAACTGCCTAGCAGATGTTACAAACCTGCGGCTTCGCTGCACCGACTGTCCCGATATCGAACTGTGCCCGGAGTGCTTCTCGGCGGGTGCAGAAATCGGTAACCACCGGAGATGGCACGGCTACCAGCAGGTCGACGGCGGTCGGTTCTCTCTCTGGGGTCCCGAGGCAGAGGGAGGATGGACCAGCAGGGAAGAGCAGTCGCTACTCGATGCTATCGAGCAATATGGATTTGGAAACTGG GAGGACATGGCTGCTCATGTAGGACCATCCCGGACTCCTCAGGAAGTCATGGAACATTATGTCACCATGTACATCCATGGGAACCTGGGTAAAGCCTGCATCCCTGACAATATTCCAAACCGGGTCACTGACCACACTTGTCCAAGTGGGGGCCCCCTGTCACCCAGCCTCACCACCCCACTGCCCCCTCTGGACATCAGCctggctgagcagcagcagctgggctACATGCCTCTTCGCGACGACTATGAGATTGAGTACGACCAGGACGCAGAGAAGCTCATCAGTGGGCTGTCGGTCAACTACGACGATGAGGATGTGGAAATCGAGATGAAGCGTGCCCATGTGGACATGTATGTACGCAAGCTCAGAGAACGCCAGCGGCGTAAGAACATCGCTCGAGATTACAACCTGGTTCCAGCATTCCTGGGTCGAGACAAGAAAGACAAGGAAAAGGAGAAACCGGGAATTCTGGGAGTTGTAGGTGCTGTTGTTGGTGTGGGTGGGGCAGGAGCTGGCAGTGGTGCGATTGGATCAGGTTCCATGACAACAGTGGGAGCAGGACCTGTTCCAAGTACACCCAAAAGAAAGATCACCAAGGAAGAGAAGGAGCAGCGGGTGAGGCTGCGCGGATTCTGTCAGTTCATGGCCCATCGGGAGTTTGAAGATTTTTTTGAGAACATGCACAAAGAGCGAGTGCTGAGAGCCAAAGTGCGCGAGCTGCAACGCTACCGCCGCAATGGCATCACGCGTCTTGAAGAGTCAGCTGAGTATGAAGCTGCACGCCACAAACGGGAAAAGCGAAAGGAGAACAAAAGCGTGGTCACCTCCAAACGGGGGAGTTCTGCAGGGGGCGGGCTTGGCTCTGGGATGGGCCtgggaggtggagctggagggggaggaggcaTCACTGGAGGGTTGGGGGTCGGAGGTGGCATCAAAGAGGAGAGCAAAGATGGTGAATTTGCTGCCATTGAGAATCTGACTGGCTTCGAGCTGCTGTCGGACAGGGAGAAGGTGCTGTGTAACTCTCTTAACCTCAGCCCAGCACGCTACCTGACTGTCAAAACAATCATCATCAAAGATCACCTGCAGAAAAGGCAAGGCATCCCAGCCAAGAGCCGGCTGCCCAGCTACCTGGACAAAGTCCTCAAGAAGCGCATTCTCACCTTCCTCACAGAGAGTGGCTGGATTTCCCGGGACACCTCTTAG
- the cfap184 gene encoding cilia- and flagella-associated protein 184 translates to MDQEPKHEENEVDTVKEDEASEVDISTVIIGNKTEEEASAELATSHDEEHSESGKVTEEEAACESQVKSSASEDIRVNEVGEQPLPQGEEVVFELNSSNDERPSKLHLDTPERETTSYAQEEEEEEEEEEEEEEADDNNKYEEHLQLLQELCEERDKAIQHSRQMQAKLLEYFHKKQNRGVENSNRPMVELQKDFDKHMAAVAELKHQINIQSVIYQEQIEQLRLQSEEILDKAEKEWQALVAQKKDVVMKTLTQSMSKQVAQAKVESALAIEQLHQDELTSRRLYNSRVRIRISKLQTELRGQAQYDNEALQREIEEVQTKIQERQKEAEKQYEESSKLLKMITRNLELLSNVKEKLHWSQDDVRDKQQQLAELEDTLGKKRDLLTRTKQARNKLQRTNQTLKERRGLLGNRVLLRDFEDTVDASDHLEEQLKNLKLRQAEAGRWKKKKLKTTK, encoded by the exons atggaCCAAGAGCCAAAGCACGAGGAAAATGAAGTGGACACTGTCAAAGAGGATGAGGCGTCAGAGGTGGATATTTCAACTGTTATAATTGGgaataaaacagaagaagaagcctCAGCTGAACTGGCTACATCACATGATGAGGAACACAGTGAGAGTGGAAAagtcacagaagaagaagcagcatgcGAGTCACAGGTCAAAAGCAGTGCCAGTGAAGACATCAGGGTGAATGAAGTAGGTGAACAGCCACTGCCACAAGGAGAAGAGGTTGTATTTGAGCTTAACAGCAGTAATGATGAAAGGCCTTCTAAACTGCACCTTGACACCCCGGAGAGGGAGACTACTAGTTATgcacaagaggaggaggaagaagaagaagaagaagaagaagaagaagaggctgaTGACAACAACAAGTATGAAGAgcacctgcagctccttcaggaGCTGTGCGAGGAGAGAGATAAAGCCATCCAACACAGCAGGCAGATGCAGGCTAAGCTGCTGGAGTACTTCCACAAGAAGCAAAACAGAGGTGTGGAAAATAGTAACAGACCTATGGTGGAGCTACAAAAGGACTTTGACAAACACATGGCTGCTGTGGCAGAGCTGAAACATCAGATTAACATTCAGTCAGTCATATACCAGGAGCAGATAGAGCAGCTGAGGTTACAGTCCGAGGAGATACTGGACAAG GCAGAAAAAGAATGGCAAGCATTGGTCGCCCAAAAAAAGGATGTAGTCATGAAAACTCTAACCCAAAGCATGAGTAAACAAGTTGCTCAGGCCAAAGTGGAGTCAGCCCTGGCAATAGAGCAACTTCACCAGGACGAGCTGACCAGCCGGCGCCTGTACAACAGCAGAGTGCGGATCAGGATTAGCAAGCTGCAGACGGAGCTCCGTGGACAGGCTCAATACGACAACGAGGCCCTGCAGAGGGAGATTGAAGAGGTGCAGACCAAAATTCAGGAGAGACAAAAAGAAGCTGAAAAGCAATACGAGGAATCATCAAAGCTGCTGAAGATGATCACCCGCAACTTGGAG CTCTTGTCCAACGTTAAGGAGAAGTTGCACTGGAGCCAGGATGACGTCCGggacaaacaacagcagctggctGAGTTAGAGGACACGTTGGGCAAGAAGAGGGACCTCCTGACCCGGACCAAGCAGGCACGCAACAAGCTACAGAGGACCAACCAGACGCTGAAGGAGCGTCGCGGACTGCTGGGGAACAGGGTCCTGCTGAGGGATTTTGAGGACACCGTGGATGCCTCGGACCATCTGGAAGAACAACTGAA